The nucleotide sequence ACTTTGCATCCTCTATTCTTAAGTATATTCAATATATAACTTAAAAAATATCTACCATATCCATTTCCTCTATATTGTTCAACTATACCAAAATTCACTATTGTTATATTATTATGTTCAAAGATAAATTGACCGTATCCTATTTTAATCTCATCCTTGCTTATAAAAAAAGCTCCATCATCTACATAATACTCTTGTGCTTCATCGTAGTATATATCATCAATAGAAAGAGGAATCCGTCCTTCAGCATCAAAAACTTTATTTTGAATATAACACCGTATATTTTCATCACGCGACTTTTGAAATTTTTCAATAGTTATTCCTTCTGGTTTATTAACTAAATCAAGCTTATCTAATTTCCTTTCAAGTTCCATATTCCCCTTAACCACGTTAAATCCTAGGTTTTTCATCACGAAATAATTGTATTCGTTTTTTTCACACTTATATAAAAATTTATATTCTGTATTAAAAAATTTTGTTAATGTTCTACAAATGTCTTTCTTGAATCCATATTTCTTTTCAATATACATGGACTTTATCTCCACAGTATCCCTATTTTTCTTTTCTAGCCAAGTATATCCTACATATTCTCTATCAAACTTCAAAATGTTAACATTCTTTCTTATAAAAAATTTTCTTATCATGGATGTCTTATTATAAACATCAAAAAAATCTTTATTTAAAACATTAAAACCCTTTCTTTTTTTATTAAATTGTATAAATAAACTTAAATTTTTATCATTTAATTTTTCACAAGTAAACATAATACCCTCTTATTATATTTATTATTAATTAAAGTATAGAATTTATAAATTTTTATGTCAATTAAAATTTGTAAATTCTTTAATATCATCTAAATAACTAATATACTCTTCAATAAAACTTTGTTCACATTTATTATTTAAAACAATTTTATTGAGCTTATTTATATATTTATTTTCCGACCAATTCTTATGCCTTACATACCTTTTTTTGCCTAACTTCCAAAACTTATGAGGAAAAGCTATTAATGCCAGCATTACTTCCATTTCATCTTTGCTTAATTTATTCACCGAATTATATGCTTGTATTATTTGCTTTGCTTTTTCAAAATTCCACATATACTCTTTTTTAGTCATTAACGTTCTTATCATTTTGCATAAATCTGTTATAGGTAAATCAATAATTATACTGTTTAAATGTATTATATAGTAGTCCTTTTTGCCTTTAATTATATTCTGATAGTAAAAGCTGTTATGACATACAGTTTTTTTGTTATTAGAACCTTTTATAATTTTAAAATAAGAAGACTCATTAAGTATTTTTATAGAAAAAAGTCCCCTATTATAATAGCTTTCTATAAGATCTTCATACATAAAATCAAACTTATTCTTTATTCTTTTATTTTGTATTATGCTTTTAAAGCTTTCCATATCACGAAGGCACTTTGCAAAAATCTCAACCCAATTCTTCGAATTATTATTTTTAAGTTTAATTTTATGAAAATTTATGTTTTGAGTTGCTAAGTGAAATTTTGCCAAAAGCTTTGAAGCATTTATTGCTTCATTTATATCATTTAAATTACATTCCTCACCATCAACCCATTCTGTAAGATAGAATGCAAGGTTCTTGTAAAAGACTATTAGTTTACCATCTTTAGTTGAAATGTAATCAGCTATATTGTTAAAATTATTTTTTTTAAGTTCCCTAACTAAATAATTCCCATTTTCTACTTTTTTAAACTCATGGCTTAC is from Clostridium acetobutylicum ATCC 824 and encodes:
- a CDS encoding GNAT family N-acetyltransferase, producing the protein MFTCEKLNDKNLSLFIQFNKKRKGFNVLNKDFFDVYNKTSMIRKFFIRKNVNILKFDREYVGYTWLEKKNRDTVEIKSMYIEKKYGFKKDICRTLTKFFNTEYKFLYKCEKNEYNYFVMKNLGFNVVKGNMELERKLDKLDLVNKPEGITIEKFQKSRDENIRCYIQNKVFDAEGRIPLSIDDIYYDEAQEYYVDDGAFFISKDEIKIGYGQFIFEHNNITIVNFGIVEQYRGNGYGRYFLSYILNILKNRGCKVVYIKVDMNNVPAINLYTSMGFVKEIEYLRLEKDGNK
- a CDS encoding CotS family spore coat protein — translated: MSETEDSIVGIKDKELKMIRKILNRYEMKLVDIKKIRSIYKIKTENSTVCLKKVSHEFKKVENGNYLVRELKKNNFNNIADYISTKDGKLIVFYKNLAFYLTEWVDGEECNLNDINEAINASKLLAKFHLATQNINFHKIKLKNNNSKNWVEIFAKCLRDMESFKSIIQNKRIKNKFDFMYEDLIESYYNRGLFSIKILNESSYFKIIKGSNNKKTVCHNSFYYQNIIKGKKDYYIIHLNSIIIDLPITDLCKMIRTLMTKKEYMWNFEKAKQIIQAYNSVNKLSKDEMEVMLALIAFPHKFWKLGKKRYVRHKNWSENKYINKLNKIVLNNKCEQSFIEEYISYLDDIKEFTNFN